The Synechococcus sp. MVIR-18-1 region AGCCACCAACAGAAATCATAAAAAAAGACTTTCACGACTGGGGCATGCCCCGCAGAAGATCATTTTAAGGACAGAATCTCCATTAAAAAACTCCCAAATTGCAGAAGCAATATGGGAGAAAAAGCATCAAAGAAGATCCCTCTGAAGAGGGATCAAGCTTTAAGTGATCAGAACTTGAAGGTGGTCTTCACAAGTCCACCGAAGTTGCTGAAGGTGGAATCATTACGATCTCCACCAACAACGGTTCCACGGCCATCAGTCAGATCGCCATAAGGGCGGCTGAGGTAGTAGATCGCAGGAGTCACAGAGATGTTGTCGGTGACTTGGAACTGATACCACCACTCCCAGGCGTAGTTGCCATCAGCAACGAAGTCTGAGTTGTTGTTGAAGTCGTTGCGGTAGTCGACTGAGGTCACGAAGGTGGGCTGACCAACGGCCATGCCCAAGGTGTTGCCCTTCATGAAGGCATCAGCCCACTGAAGGCCCACATACCAGGACTGAGTGTCAACAGACCGGTAGAGATTGGAGTCATCATTAGTGATGCTGTTGAAGCCGTAACCTGCGCTAACGCTAGGAATCCAACCAGCTTCTTCAGGAGACCACCAAGCACTCAAGCCGAAAGAGGAATTATTTCCATCTCCGGTTGCGGAAACCGCAAGAGGTGTTCCATTTCCGGCGTAAAGGGTGCCAGCGTTTTGAGAGGTGTAGTTGTATGCAGCAGCTAAACCCCAGTTTTCAGGTGCATAAGCAATCTGAACGGTACCGTTTGAACCAGCTGCGTCAGTGGCAAAACCACCTGCATTTGGATCAGACAAGAACCCGTTTGTACTCAGGTAGTTAGCACTGATACTGAAATCATCGGATTCCCAAGAAATACCAGCACCTTGGCCTAGGCCGAGGTTGTAAGTCGCAGGTGCACCGGCGTAAGTGAAGAAGTCAAGAACGGTGTCGGCAGGATATGCACTTGGCCATACAGCCAACATGTCGTCCTGACGAACAAGTCCACCAACGGTTGCAGTGAAGCTGTCACCAATGGGGAACTGATACCAAAGGCGGTTTACGCCGACGCTGTTAATACCAGAACCCTCTTCGAATGCAGTCTCCATTGCATCGAGGCCGACATAGCCGCCGCCACTGAAAGCTGAATCACCGAAGTTGCCAGCACGCAACATCGTGCGCAGCAAGTCCTTACCAGTGAAGCTGGTGTCTAAGAAAAGACGCAGGTCATAGTTGAAGGACGTAGCGCCGGAAGTTGCGGCAGCTGCACGAGCACGCTTGGTTCCATTAACACCGTTGCGGAAACCCTCTCCTTCATCAACGGTAGAACCAAGATCTGTTCCGGTGAAGGTGGCCACCGCTAAATCCTGCGCACCTTGCTCTGCATTACCAGAGAAAGAGTTAGCGCCAAGCACGAAGGTGGCTTGACCCTTCAGCTTGGTGGTGGTGGAGAACTGAGTTGCTTCCAGTTCACCAACGCGGGCTTCAAGTCCGTCAACACGGCCCTTGAGGATGGCGAGTTCCTTTTCGAACTCTTTCATCAGGCGCTTGAGCTCGTCGGTCACTTCAGTGACGCGGTCGAGGCAAGCGTTCAACAGAGCAGCCGCTTCAAAGCGGGTCATCGCCCTGTTACCGCGGTAGGTGCCGTTGGGGTAACCAGCAACACAGCCGTAGCGCTCGATCAGGTTGCTAAGTGCCTGATAAGCCCAGTCGGTTGGGTAGACGTCTGAAAACTGAGTGATGCTGGTGACTTGCTCGCCTGTAGCGGCGTAGTCAGAAACACCGTTGATGTTCAGCTCAGTGGCGTTAGCAGCCACAGGTGCCAAAAGGCCCAGGGCTGCTGGGGCCACCAGCAGTTGATGGAAAAGTTTCATTTCGGCCTCACACCAGAAATTGAGGTACTAAGACGCAATGCGTCGGATCCAAATTGGACCAATAAGAGGTCATAGCCAACTCAACCTGTGCCAGAAGAGACAATGGCATGTATCTTGCGCTACAAAAATGGAGCGGCGATGTGGCTAGAGCCACACTGCCAGTTAATTATATTGACGGATACACCCAAATATTCATGCTCAGATAAGTCCAAAAAAGCAATTAGCATTCTGCGCTATAAAAACAGCTTGCAATATCTGCTTCAACAAAACACCTACTGTTAAATAAATTTAAATCAATGAATGGCCAATAAGGCTTTCACATCCGACTTCAAAAGAACTTTTATGGGCCTTGAGCATCAACTAAAAGGAGCGGCGTAAGATTGCCTCCGAATCAACTTGAGAATCTTTGCGGGAAAGCTTCAATCAAGCCCTACGTTGGGCTCTGATCCCTGCGCTATCGGTTTATGTTGCGGCCTTGAGCCTCAGCAATATGGCTGGGATCAAGGCGCAGTCTGTGCTGCGCGATCTGGCACAGACCTGCAGCACCCCAGCAGGTGTAGGACTGCTGTCGAACCTCGGCTACCTGCTCTGGCTCGCCGCCGCCGCAGTAGCCCTGTTTACAGCCCATTCAAGACTCCCTGGCATTAGAGGCAAACAACTGCAATTACTGGCCTGCGGCGGATGGTTTTCCCTCATCCTCTGCATCGATGACATGTTTCTGCTCCACGATCGCTACATCGGACAGACCTTCCTTTATGTGACGTACGCAATATTCGCCGCACTGATCGCCATTCGCTATCGCAGGCAGCTGATGGCCAGTAAAGGTGAGATTTTCGTGCTCTCCGCGGCACTACTCGGAGCATCCATTGGCATCGATCAAATTCAACCCAGTGAAATTGACCATCCAATGGCTTACAGGACCTATCAACTTCTGGAGGAGGGCGCCAAATTCCTTGGTATTGCCACCTGGGTTCTGTTTTGGAGCCAAGCCTGTGCGCTAAGCATCAAATCCGTTCGACCTGCTCAAGACGCCTAATTACCACCTGCGATGAAAGCGAGAAAATTTCTTCATGACCTTCAAAAGCTGCAGGTTCATCTTGACCTCAGACCTGTTCTATTTCTCACCTTGATGTACGGCGTCGTCGCCTTTCTTCCCTTTGGCATCTTTGGGTGGCTTCAGAACGAGGATGGGCTGATGGAGTGGGGAAGCGTGGCCCTGCTGATCCTCTCGGCCATCAACGCTTTTCGCCTTCAAAAGCAATCACCGCAGGGATGGGAGCGACTGGGCTGGCTGTTGTTTTTGCTTCTCTGCTGTCTGTTCATCGGAGAAGAAATCAGCTGGGGCGAGCGACTCCACGGTGCCGGCATCGACGCCATCCGATCGATTAACACCCAGGGCGAAACGAACCTGCACAACATCGCCGTCTTCCAGGGGAAAGGGCTCCTGCATCTCGGATGGGCAGGCCTCGGGCTGATCCTCGGCCTGGCGGGATTCGTATTCCGCACCGCACCGCTTATCCCCGCAACGCGGTTCACGCTCTATTTCACAGTGCCAGCGATCTGGTACTTGGGGTTCGAATTCTGCAGGAAAGCTGGCGAATGCCTGATCACTGTCGCCAATCATCAGGAGATTTATGAGCTGCTGATCATCGCTGGGCTCTACCTGCACACGCGCAACTGGTGCCGAAAGCGTGGCATTTCAACCCGTATTTTGGCCACTGGCTGATGCTCCTTCGCTATCAAAACCTGATCTGGTGGATCGCCCTCGGCCTGATCTGGTCGCTGAGCTGTGTGCTCGACCACACCTGGCTGCAGCTAGATCAACGCCTGCCCTCTTGGGATCAGGCCGAGTACCTCAGCAGCGCAATTGAGCATGGCCGGCAGCTGGGAGTGCTCGGCCCGGGCCGGTGGGATGGGTTGCAGGCGCTCCTGGATCTCTCACCAAAAATCCCTCCTCTGTCATCCATTCTCAGCGGAAGCCTGATG contains the following coding sequences:
- a CDS encoding iron uptake porin encodes the protein MKLFHQLLVAPAALGLLAPVAANATELNINGVSDYAATGEQVTSITQFSDVYPTDWAYQALSNLIERYGCVAGYPNGTYRGNRAMTRFEAAALLNACLDRVTEVTDELKRLMKEFEKELAILKGRVDGLEARVGELEATQFSTTTKLKGQATFVLGANSFSGNAEQGAQDLAVATFTGTDLGSTVDEGEGFRNGVNGTKRARAAAATSGATSFNYDLRLFLDTSFTGKDLLRTMLRAGNFGDSAFSGGGYVGLDAMETAFEEGSGINSVGVNRLWYQFPIGDSFTATVGGLVRQDDMLAVWPSAYPADTVLDFFTYAGAPATYNLGLGQGAGISWESDDFSISANYLSTNGFLSDPNAGGFATDAAGSNGTVQIAYAPENWGLAAAYNYTSQNAGTLYAGNGTPLAVSATGDGNNSSFGLSAWWSPEEAGWIPSVSAGYGFNSITNDDSNLYRSVDTQSWYVGLQWADAFMKGNTLGMAVGQPTFVTSVDYRNDFNNNSDFVADGNYAWEWWYQFQVTDNISVTPAIYYLSRPYGDLTDGRGTVVGGDRNDSTFSNFGGLVKTTFKF
- a CDS encoding oxidoreductase translates to MSLSNMAGIKAQSVLRDLAQTCSTPAGVGLLSNLGYLLWLAAAAVALFTAHSRLPGIRGKQLQLLACGGWFSLILCIDDMFLLHDRYIGQTFLYVTYAIFAALIAIRYRRQLMASKGEIFVLSAALLGASIGIDQIQPSEIDHPMAYRTYQLLEEGAKFLGIATWVLFWSQACALSIKSVRPAQDA
- a CDS encoding pectate lyase, which gives rise to MKARKFLHDLQKLQVHLDLRPVLFLTLMYGVVAFLPFGIFGWLQNEDGLMEWGSVALLILSAINAFRLQKQSPQGWERLGWLLFLLLCCLFIGEEISWGERLHGAGIDAIRSINTQGETNLHNIAVFQGKGLLHLGWAGLGLILGLAGFVFRTAPLIPATRFTLYFTVPAIWYLGFEFCRKAGECLITVANHQEIYELLIIAGLYLHTRNWCRKRGISTRILATG